In the genome of Serratia symbiotica (Periphyllus acericola), one region contains:
- a CDS encoding YciK family oxidoreductase — MPAKCSIYSTTPTGASVGIGREAALTYARFGAQLVLLGRTESKLQAVQAEIHAMGGLPAHIVTLDLLHTTLEQCQQVVDDLTAQIPRLDGVLHNAGVLGDIAPMIELSMTMWLEVMHVNFNATVMLTQVLLPLLLRSHAGSLVFTSSSVGRTGCANWGAYAVSKFATEGIMQVLADEYRSRNLRVNCINPGGTRSKKLKTPTDIMPLYLYLMGDDSRFKTGMTFDAHPHRKPGAIV, encoded by the coding sequence GTGCCGGCCAAATGTTCGATTTATTCAACAACGCCCACCGGAGCTAGCGTCGGCATCGGACGTGAAGCGGCACTGACCTATGCCCGCTTCGGTGCTCAGTTGGTGCTATTGGGACGTACCGAGAGCAAATTACAGGCGGTTCAGGCGGAGATTCACGCAATGGGCGGCCTACCAGCTCATATCGTGACCCTGGATTTGCTACATACTACGCTAGAACAATGCCAACAGGTTGTAGACGATCTGACAGCGCAGATCCCCCGGCTTGATGGCGTGTTACACAATGCCGGTGTGTTGGGAGATATCGCGCCGATGATTGAGCTGTCGATGACTATGTGGCTGGAAGTGATGCACGTCAACTTCAATGCTACCGTGATGCTGACGCAGGTTCTACTACCATTGCTGCTGAGATCACACGCCGGGTCGTTGGTGTTTACCAGTTCCAGCGTTGGCCGTACCGGGTGCGCCAACTGGGGGGCTTATGCGGTGTCCAAATTCGCAACTGAGGGTATCATGCAGGTACTGGCCGACGAGTACAGGAGCCGTAATCTTCGGGTAAACTGCATCAATCCAGGAGGAACTCGTAGCAAAAAGCTGAAAACACCCACCGATATCATGCCGCTGTACCTCTATCTGATGGGGGATGATAGCCGTTTCAAAACTGGTATGACTTTTGATGCCCACCCGCATCGCAAACCGGGTGCCATCGTATAA
- the zapD gene encoding cell division protein ZapD codes for MSDVSTSVLFEHPLNEKMRTWLRIEFLLQQLYGQQALSETAIALTFFRTLSDLLEVLERGEVRTELLKELEHQQQKLLTWVDVPGVDMPLIDQLRNQLKARAAALMAAPRLGKALREDRLISLVLQRLSIPGGCCSFDLPTLHMWMHAPQQYRDVDIVNWLQTLAPLNQALTMALDLIRQTGSFRKKISLNGFFQGNAEGADLLRLSINLTQQFYPQISGHKTRYAIRFLSLDNEDSVVPERLAFELACC; via the coding sequence ATGAGTGATGTTTCCACAAGCGTTCTCTTTGAACATCCACTGAATGAAAAAATGCGTACCTGGCTGCGTATCGAGTTCTTATTGCAGCAGTTGTACGGCCAACAAGCTTTGAGCGAAACCGCCATCGCTCTAACCTTCTTCCGCACCCTATCCGATCTACTGGAAGTACTGGAACGCGGTGAAGTACGCACCGAACTGCTGAAGGAGTTGGAACACCAGCAGCAGAAACTGCTGACCTGGGTCGATGTGCCGGGCGTCGACATGCCGCTAATCGACCAACTGCGTAACCAACTTAAAGCGCGGGCTGCGGCACTGATGGCGGCACCGCGTCTCGGCAAGGCATTGCGCGAAGACAGGCTGATTAGCCTGGTGCTACAACGCCTGAGCATTCCCGGTGGTTGCTGTAGCTTCGATCTGCCGACCCTGCATATGTGGATGCACGCGCCCCAACAGTATCGCGATGTCGATATCGTTAATTGGTTGCAGACGCTCGCACCGCTAAATCAGGCGCTAACCATGGCGCTGGATTTGATCCGTCAAACAGGGTCGTTTCGCAAAAAAATAAGCCTGAACGGTTTCTTCCAGGGTAATGCCGAAGGGGCAGATTTGCTGCGCCTGAGCATCAACCTGACACAACAATTCTACCCGCAAATATCTGGTCACAAGACCCGCTACGCTATTCGCTTCCTGTCGTTAGATAATGAGGATAGTGTGGTGCCTGAACGTTTGGCCTTTGAATTGGCCTGTTGCTGA
- a CDS encoding DUF1414 domain-containing protein, translated as MLSELINVLEEHRTPTDLSLMILGNIVNNLINTSVAPAQRKTLARSFAEALQASIREDEDKTH; from the coding sequence CTGCTCTCTGAGTTGATCAATGTTCTGGAAGAACACCGTACACCCACCGATCTTTCTCTGATGATACTGGGCAACATAGTGAATAATCTGATCAACACCAGCGTTGCACCCGCACAGCGGAAAACCCTGGCAAGATCATTTGCTGAAGCCCTGCAAGCTTCTATTCGTGAAGATGAAGATAAAACGCATTAA
- the mutT gene encoding 8-oxo-dGTP diphosphatase MutT, protein MKYLNVAVGIIRNAQQKIFITRRAADVHMANFWEFPGGKIEQGETPEQALNRELREETGIETEQATLLEVLEHRFSDCIFTLHFYLVESWMGEPFRREGQPVRWVKQADLREEEFPQANIHMVELFVEQANTAQSQ, encoded by the coding sequence ATCAAATATCTGAACGTCGCTGTGGGCATTATCCGTAACGCTCAGCAGAAAATCTTTATTACCCGCCGCGCCGCTGATGTACACATGGCAAATTTCTGGGAGTTTCCCGGCGGCAAAATTGAACAAGGCGAAACGCCGGAGCAAGCGCTGAACCGCGAGTTGCGCGAAGAGACGGGTATCGAAACTGAACAGGCAACGTTGCTGGAGGTGTTGGAGCATCGCTTCAGCGATTGTATCTTCACGCTGCATTTTTATCTGGTAGAAAGCTGGATGGGCGAACCTTTTCGCCGTGAAGGCCAGCCAGTGCGCTGGGTTAAACAGGCAGACCTGCGTGAGGAAGAATTCCCACAAGCCAACATCCACATGGTAGAATTATTTGTGGAACAGGCCAACACTGCGCAATCGCAATAA
- the coaE gene encoding dephospho-CoA kinase (Dephospho-CoA kinase (CoaE) performs the final step in coenzyme A biosynthesis.) codes for MAYIVALTGSIGSGKSTVANTFARHGVAVVDADVIAQQVVKLGTPALAKIAERFGNEILLASGALNRTVLRQRIFSQPDGKIWLNQLLHPLIRQETQRQLAQATSPYALWVVPLLVENSLQDRADRVLVIDVNTETQLARTVARDGISRQQVQDILSAQATREQRLAIADDIIDNSGIALEIELLVDALHRRYLELAASAPQQD; via the coding sequence ATGGCCTACATTGTTGCGTTAACCGGGAGTATTGGCAGCGGCAAATCGACCGTAGCAAACACCTTTGCGCGTCACGGCGTAGCCGTAGTCGATGCTGACGTGATTGCCCAGCAAGTTGTCAAGCTGGGCACCCCAGCCCTAGCAAAGATTGCTGAACGTTTTGGTAATGAAATATTGCTGGCGAGCGGTGCATTAAATCGTACGGTGCTGCGCCAGAGGATCTTCAGCCAGCCTGATGGCAAAATCTGGCTGAATCAATTGTTGCATCCGCTGATCCGTCAGGAAACCCAACGCCAGTTAGCGCAGGCTACTAGCCCTTATGCCCTGTGGGTGGTGCCGCTGCTGGTAGAAAATAGCCTACAGGATCGTGCCGATCGAGTCTTAGTGATCGATGTCAACACAGAAACTCAACTAGCTAGAACCGTGGCGCGTGACGGTATCAGCCGCCAACAGGTACAGGATATTCTTTCCGCGCAGGCCACACGCGAGCAGCGTTTGGCCATTGCAGATGACATTATTGACAACAGCGGCATCGCTCTGGAAATAGAGCTATTAGTCGATGCACTGCATCGTCGTTACCTTGAACTGGCGGCATCAGCGCCCCAACAGGATTAA
- the yacG gene encoding DNA gyrase inhibitor YacG, which yields MTSVVKCPTCGNDVVWGETSPHRPFCCERCQLIDLGEWADEEKLIRSNDDLSESDDWSE from the coding sequence ATGACGTCCGTAGTAAAATGCCCAACCTGTGGCAATGACGTGGTATGGGGTGAGACCAGCCCCCACCGCCCGTTCTGCTGCGAACGTTGCCAATTGATCGATCTTGGCGAGTGGGCCGATGAAGAGAAACTCATTCGGAGCAATGACGATCTGTCGGAAAGTGACGACTGGAGTGAGTGA
- the rluB gene encoding 23S rRNA pseudouridine(2605) synthase RluB yields the protein MSEKLQKVLARVGHGSRRVIEAMIDAGRVSVDGKIAKLGDRVEVNPAMKIRLDGHVVSVKESSEEAVCRVLAYYKPEGELCTHSDPEGRPTVFDRLPKLRGSRWVAVGRLDVNTSGLLLFTTDGELANRLMHPSREVEREYAVRVFGQTDDDNVKQLKNGVQLEDGPAAFHTIDFQGGEGLNQWYNVTLTEGRNREVRRLWEAVGVQVSRLIRVRYGDIALPKGLPRGGWAELHLNAINYLRALVDLKPETVSKMPVERERCRMKANQIRRAVKRHIQVTGSSGRRNAPGSKSGRPRKRR from the coding sequence ATGAGCGAGAAGTTACAGAAAGTTTTAGCACGCGTGGGTCACGGTTCACGTCGTGTAATTGAAGCTATGATTGACGCTGGCCGCGTCAGTGTCGATGGCAAGATAGCCAAATTGGGTGATCGCGTTGAGGTAAACCCTGCGATGAAAATTCGTCTAGATGGTCATGTTGTCTCGGTCAAGGAATCTTCTGAAGAGGCGGTTTGCCGTGTATTGGCCTATTACAAGCCAGAAGGCGAGCTTTGCACCCACAGCGATCCCGAAGGCCGTCCAACGGTGTTCGACCGCCTGCCTAAGCTTCGTGGTTCACGCTGGGTAGCGGTAGGGCGTCTGGATGTCAACACCTCTGGCCTTTTGTTGTTCACCACCGATGGTGAGTTGGCTAATCGCCTGATGCACCCAAGCCGAGAAGTTGAACGCGAATACGCGGTGCGCGTGTTTGGTCAGACCGACGATGACAACGTGAAGCAGTTGAAGAATGGCGTACAGTTGGAAGATGGCCCAGCGGCCTTCCACACCATCGACTTCCAAGGGGGTGAAGGCTTGAACCAGTGGTATAACGTCACCCTTACCGAAGGCCGCAACCGTGAGGTACGCCGTCTATGGGAAGCGGTTGGCGTGCAGGTCAGCCGACTAATCCGTGTACGATACGGCGATATCGCATTGCCCAAAGGGCTACCGCGTGGCGGTTGGGCAGAGCTGCATCTGAACGCGATCAACTATCTACGCGCGCTGGTTGACCTGAAACCGGAAACAGTCAGCAAAATGCCGGTGGAGCGTGAACGCTGCCGCATGAAGGCCAATCAGATCCGCCGTGCTGTCAAACGTCATATTCAGGTGACCGGTAGCAGCGGTCGCCGCAATGCGCCAGGTAGCAAATCTGGCAGACCAAGGAAGCGCCGTTAA